Genomic DNA from Spirochaetota bacterium:
GGCGGCAGTATCCTTCAGGAAACGCGCCTCTGGGACGCCGACCGGGGTCTGACCTTCAGCATGCGCTCCAAGGAAGAGGCGCACGACTACCGCTATTTCCCGGATCCTGACCTGCCGCCGATCAAGCCGGATGCCAACTACATCGCCCGGATCCGCGAATCCATTCCCGAGCTCCCCGAGCGCCGAAGGGAGCGCTTCGTCGCGGAATACGGCCTCTCTCCGTACGACGCCGGCGTCCTTACATCGGCGCGGCCGCTCGCGGAGTATTTCGAAGCCACGGTTAAGCACGGCGCGATCGCCAAGAAGGCCTCCAACTGGATCCAGAGCGAGTTACTGGCCAGAATCGACAATCCCGAAAATATCGGATCGTTTATCGTTACACCGACGATGCTCTCCAGACTGCTCAGCCTTATCGAAAACGGCACAATCAGCGGCAAGATAGCGAAATCGGTTTTTGAAGAGATGATCGAAACCGGCGCCGACCCGGAACCAATAATCAGCGCAAAGGGCCTTACCCAGGTAACCGACACCACGGCCATCGAATCGATGATCGACCGGGTGATTGCCGACAATCCCGAATCCGTCGCCGACTTTCGAAACGGCAAGGAGCGGGCTCTGAAATTCCTCATGGGACAGGCGATGAAGGAATCCAAAGGCAAAGCTAATCCGCAAATCGTCAACGAAATACTGATAAAAAAAATACGATAATTAGGCGAAAAGGAGCCATCAATGGACGCGATCGTAACATCGAAAATACCGGGCGCAAAAAAACTCTTCAGCGGTAAAGTTCGTGATGTTTACAGTGCCGACAGGGAACACCTCATAATTATATCGACCGACCGTATTTCTGCATTCGACCATGTATTTCCCAACGGTATTCCCGGAAAAGGAGTCATCCTTAACAGGATATCGAACCTCTGGTTTTCCTCGATTAAGTTCATAAAGAACCATATAGTCGAAACCGACTACAGGAATTTTCCCGCTCCATTCCGCAACCACCCCGACCAGGTGGCCGACCGGGCCGTTCTCGTTAAAAAGGCCAAGAGGATCGATTTCGAATGCGTCGCCCGGGGATATCTCATCGGCAGCGGTTGGAAGGACTACCAGGAGACCGGAGAGGTCTGCGGCATCAGGCTTCCTGCGAATCTCGAATTGGCCCAGGAGCTGCCCGCGCCGCTCTTCACGCCGGCGACCAAGGCGAAAACCGGTCACGACATGAACGTATCGATCGAAGTGATGCGTAAAAAGCTCGGGACAGATGTCGCCGACCGGCTCGGTGAGCTTACGCTCCAGATATACGAATACGCGCGCGAAAAGCTTAAAAAATCCGGCATAATCCTCGCGGACACCAAGTTCGAATTCGGATTTATCGCGAACGAAATAGTGCTCATAGACGAGATTCTCACTCCCGACAGCTCGCGCTTCTGGGACGCCGGCGGGTACACGGTCGGTAAATCACCCGAGAGCTTCGACAAGCAATTCATCCGCGACTATCTCGATACGACGACATGGGACAAGAATTCCCCGCCCCCCCCCCTGCCGCTGGAGATCATCGAGAAGACCATTGCGAAATACGAGGAAATCCGGCAGAGGATTTTCTCGGCCGAATAAAGTGTTGAAAATTCGGCATCGATATGCCGACGATGTTATAGACCGTAATGCCGTGATCATCGATCGGGAGGATACATGGCTTTGCCTCAGAAGAACCCGTACGACCAGTACAAGCGCACCGAGATTAATACCGCGAACCAGGGGAAGCTCATCGTCATGCTCTATGACGGAGCGATCAAGTTCCTCAATATCGCCATCGAGAACATGGGACCGCGCACATACGACGTCGTCAACACCAACATCATCAAAGCGCAGGATATAATCACCGAGCTGCTCCTTTCGCTCAACGTTTCCGAGGGCGGTGAGATTTCCAAAAGCCTGATGAGCCTTTACCTCTACTTTAAAAAAAGATTGCTCGAGGCGAACGTCCAGAAAGACGCTGAAATACTGAAAGAAGTCCTGCTGCACCTCATGGAACTTCGCGCGGCCTGGGACAAGATATCGGCCAAGGAATCCCGCGCCGACTCACAGCCCGGCCTTCACCCCAAAGGCGGCTTCAGCATTGAGGGCTGACCTCGAAGAACTTTTCGATTCACTCATCCTTCTCCATCGGCGGAAGCTTGCGCTCCTGGAGGGATTCGCCCGCTCCATTGTCGACAAGCGTTACTATCTGAAAACCGGCGACATTGAGCGCCTTGCCGAAGCGGTCGCGGACGACAGCGCTCTTTTCGAGCTCATCGATACGATCGATTACGACATCGGCTGCGCCAGGGATCGCATGAACGCGATTACCGGAACGGAAGGCCACGGAATCGATGAGTTGATGAATAAATCAGGTGGACCGAAGGCGGCCGAGCTGTTCGAAATACGCTCGGCCGTAGGGATTGTCCTTAGAAATGCCTCGAAGGAGCACGACGAACTGGCAAGGGGGATGGAAAAAATATCCTCGAAGATCAGGTCCGATGCGGATGCGCTCTCCGGACATCTGCGGCTGGATTTGTTCAACCGGTAGTGTCGCTCCGTTTTACAGTTCTTCCGTCTTTTTCGTTTTGATGATCTCCTCGCGAAGCCGGACCATCTTTTCATAATCAAACGAGTACTTCTTCTTCGTGTAGACCTCGTTGAATCGCTTTACGTACCGTTTTGAAACGAAATATTTAATAATTCGTTTCGACACCGGGTAGATTTGCTCGGAGGGATCGTACACCTGAGGCTGGCCGGTCCTTGTATCGATGATGGTGCCTGTTAGCATCCCCCACGAGATGTCCCGGAGGGAATGGCCTTTTGCGTCGCGCAGTATGGCACGCAGTATGCCTTCGTGGGCGGGATTGAAAAATTTAAATTTTTTCGAGTACATCACCGCCCCGTGCATATGGTCGGGAACGTCCATAAAACCGTCCTTGATCACTCCTTCCGCTACTATGTACATCATCTTCATGAGGTACTGGAGACATCCGAGTCCGGGTTTGGACTGCCCCGGAAGCTGCGGCCGGTCGCCGCTGAACACGGCCCGCGGATCCTGTATCGAAAGCCATTCTATAACGATCATGTCGAGTGTTGCGAGGCTCTGGCCTTCATCGAAGAAGCTTTTGTCGGGTACGAAGCGTGAATCCGAAAGCCGAACGTCGATTAGAAGGTTTTCCGCGGCCTTCCGTTCGAAGTATACACGAAGATAATGTATGAGTGTCTCGTCCTGGTTGATATCGATGACCAGTTCGTTAAATCCGCGGGTTTTGAGGTGAGCGACCAGTCCGACCCCCTTCATTATGTCAAGAAGCTGCGCCTCGTTATACATGTTCAAAAAAAGGCGTTCCTTTCTTGGCTTGCGTGCGAAGTAGCCGAAGCTTTCATCTATGTCCATCGAAGTCGTATCGTCATTAAGAACGTTTTTGATATCGATGGGTTGAAAATACTTTAAAAACGCTTTTTTTGGATTCTTTTTCAGAATGGCCTCACATTTAAACCAGATTACGCCGACCACCTGTCGGCGTTATACACCATTTTGACCTGCGTCAGAAAATGGTCGATATCACCCGGGTTTATATTCGGAACGACCATCATGCGGACAAACTTATCATACTGCTTGACCTGAAGCAACGATCTTTTATAGGATTCAGATATTGTTTCCCCAATAATTATGAGCCGCGCGTTCGTGTTTCTGTATATTTCCAGCAGGTTGTCCGGATCGTTAACCGATATTGTGTCCTCCGCCGGGATAAAATCCGGAGCTATCTCAACCCAGCTGTCCTTTTTCCTTGTTACAATCGAGGTAACGAGGTCCATGTTTTTCTTGAATCGCTCGACGTAATTGGTCTCCGCATTCGGCTTCATATTGACAAAAAGGATAATTCCGCACTCGGAGTTCCTGTAATTGAATTTCTGTTCTTTGCTTACCCGGCGCTTTTTTTCGTTCCAGGTCCTGTAATCGAGTGGTTCATTGTGACCGAATAAAATGGTGTTCTTTCCGTTGACCGTGTCGATGGAATATATATCGCCTATCACGTAAAGAAAACGCTTTCTCCTGCTAAGCTTGTTGGTGTTGTTGAGTATATCGAGATGCCGGTCAACGTTGATAAAATCCATGGTGCCGTATGGCCTGCGATACTCGAGGGGAAATTCCGCCGACAAAAGGTTATAAAAGCTTTCCGCGTAATTGATCTCAACCTGTTGATAGCCACATTCTTCTAAATAAGCCAGATCGCCGGCCTGTATCTCGTCGTCCGCGTGAAACGTCCTTCCCCGCAGCGTAAAAGAGAAAAAATAGCTGCAGCGTAAAAAATCAGGATTATACTTCCGCCACAGGACCTTGAGCTGTTCGAGCGATGCCTTCATTCAATCTTTCTTCTGATGGATTTCAGGTATGTGTAAATAAACCTGTTTATCTCCCCTTCCATAACGTGCTCGATGCTTCCCACCTCTTCACCAGTTCGATGGTCCTTTACCATGGTATACGGCTGAAAAACATACGACCGGATCTGGTTCCCCCACGAGATGTCCTTTTTCGCGCCTATCTTTTCCTGCTTTTTCTCCTCCATCTCTTTTCGCCGAAGCTCGTAGACTTTGGATTTAAGGACTTTCATGGCCGAGGCTTTGTTTTTGTGCTGAGATCGCTCGTTCTGGCACTGCACCACTATTCCCGTTGGCAGGTGTGTTATGCGAACGGCCGAATCGGTTCGATTGACATGCTGGCCACCCGCTCCAGACGCACGGTAGGTGTCAATGCGCAATTCGGATTCACTTATGCCGATGTCTATGTCCTCGGGCGCTTCCGGTACTACCTCGACCGACGCGAACGAGGTATGCCTGCGTTTGTTTGAATCGAACGGTGATATCCTTACCAGCCGGTGTATGCCGCGCTCGCATTTCAGAAAACCGTATGCGTAGTCGCCCTTTATCAAAGCCGTACCGCTTTTTATTCCCGCCTCTTCGCCGGGGGTGTAGTCGATAACTTCGACCTCCAATTCGTTGTTCTCCGCCCATCGTACATACATGCGGAAAAGCATGCTCGCCCAATCCTGCGACTCCGTACCACCCGCCCCGGGATGAATAGAAATAAACGCGTTTTTCTGATCGTCTTCGCCCGCCAGAAGCTCGAGTGTCTCCAGTTCATCGAAACGTCTTTCGAGAGCCGGTATACTCGTCATGAGTTCCGCCAGCACTTCCGTATCGGATTCCGGATGCGCCATCGCCATAAGATCGCGTGCTTCGGCAATCGAGGACCGAAGCCTTTCCCAGGGTTCAATTTTCTTTTTCAGTCTGCTGATCTCCTGGTTAACCGTGGCGCCGCGCTCCATGTCTTTCCAGAAGCCTTCGCTAAAGGTTTGCTGTTCCAGTATTTTCAGCTTTTCCTTTAGAGTGGCAATTCCAACGGAATCGTACAGTTCGTTGGCCCTCACGGCAAGCTCATCGAGCTCCCGCTGCGCATCTTTGTAATCACGTTCTTCCAAAACGCACTCCCCTGTCAGTGCCAGTCAACGATCGAGCGTACACCTGAAAATCGGTGTAAAATTCCGATTAAACTTTATATTCCTACGCCCGGAGGTCAATTCATTTATATCAGGGCCGGTATATTTCCGAATGGAGAGAGACACGCATCAACGATCAAACAATAGGAAGTGCCGCTTCAAGTGTCCGCTCATATCGAGTTCCAGTTCCGCAGAAGAACTGTAGGTTTTGCCGAAGACTTCCTCCCACATATCGGCGGCCTCCATGCAGAGATAGATGAACGGCCGACCCCCATGGGCCTTGATTCGATCGGTCAGGGTATGATATATGCTTCTTCGAACCGGTTTGAAATAACGGAGCTTTCCGTCTTTTCCGGGAAACATCTCCGCGGTGGTGATGTCCTCGTCGGGAAAGCGCACACGGACAGCTTCCCTGAAGCCCGGTCCGTATCGAAAGCCTCCCATTGAAATCCATACTATACGCGCGGAAGGAACAGCATTGTACAGGGCGTCGACCAGGGAGCGATACTCCCGCTCCCACTCGGGATACAGGATTACCGGATCGAAATGGAAGGCGACGAAGTACCCGGCTGCGGCCGCTCGTGAAGCTGCCGATATGCGCGAGGCAAGCGACCCCGAATCCTTCTCGTATCTGTCGATATTTCTCTGGGTATTGAGGCTCCATGCAAGCACCGCGTTTCCCTTCCTGTCAATGTCGAGAAGGTGGTCGATGTTGTCCGACTTGGTCTTCATCTCAATCATTACATTCGGCATTAGCGAGGCGTGCTCAATAATCGCCCTGCCGATCCCGGTAACCTCGTCCATCATGAGCGAGTCGGTGAATTCCCCGGTGCCCACCCGGTATATCCGCCCCCTGTCACAGGTCCTATAAAAGCCTGTCATCTCATCCAAAACCCTGAACACGTTGGTGAACTGGACTATTCCGAACGAATTGAGATACGAGTTGAGATAGCAGTAAACGCAGTCGTAGAGGCAGTTAAAGCCGGTATTGAGCAGAAGGTAGCGGCAGCAAATCATGTTCGGAGAGCCGGGGCAGAGCTGAAAAAACCTTCCCTTGAATTCCTTGAGTATCAGCACCTCCTTGGATGAACGACCTTCCCGCCGTGCAAAATCTATGGCGCCGGCAAGGTCCTCCTCGGTTCGATATGAATGGTGTCTTTTGCCAGGCAGCGATAGATATTTTTCCACCAGCCCATTTTCCCGCTGATCATCCTGGTACAGGATGATCTTGATATCTTCTATTCTTCTCATATCGTATCGCTTCAATCGCCGGCTATTAATGCTTGACTGTCGATTGCCGAAATGGTAGTCTCCACCATTATCGCGCTGAAGGAGGCCGCTTCATGGGATGCCTGTTCTGCAATATTATCAAAGGCGAAGTCCCCTCCACTAAAATCTACGAGAACGACCGCGTTTACTCATTCGAGGACATCAATCCGGTCGCGCCGGTGCACATCCTTGTAATTCATAAGACTCATATCAAAAATATCGACGAGCTCAGTGAATCAAACGCTTCCATAATGGCCGACCTTTTTCTCGCCGTCAGGGAGGTCGCCCGAATAAAGGGGATCGACACGGACGGCTACAGGGTTATTATCAACAACGGCGCCTCGGGTGGGCAGGTAATCTGGCACCTCCACGTTCACGTCTTGGGTGGACTTCCAAGCCTCGGCCCAATGCTTGCCGTCTAAGGGAGCTTACTTGTCGGAGGCCCCATGCGCCCGGTCGCTTCGACCGGGCGTAATGAGGACGATTTTTTCCACGGACCTGTCCGTCGCCTCCTCGACAATCAGCGTGTGCCGGGCGAAGACGAACCGCTCCCCCTTTTTAGGGATCCTGCCCATTTCGGTGATAACAAATCCCGCCAGTGTCTCAAAACCCTTTTTCTCAACCGGCACGGCAAAGCGCCTTTGGAAAAAATCTATGTCCAGATTACCGCTCAGCAGGTACCTGTTTTTTCCGATCATTTCAATAAGCTGCTCGCCTGGATGGTCGCTTGTCTGTATCTCGCCCACGATCTCCTCGGCGATATCCTCCCGGGTGACAAGGCCGTCCACGGCCCCGAATTCGTTCACCGCAAAGACCACGGTCAGATTCATCTCCTTCATCTCGTGAAACAGCTCGTGGATCTTTTTCGTCGAGGGGACAAAATGCGGTTTGTTTAATATCTGGTCGATGCTGCGCACACCGGTATCCATCAACAGGTCGCGGTAATAGACATATCCAACGATGTTATCCACCCTTTCCTCGTATACGGGAATTCGCGAAAACCTCGTCTCCTCGATCAACCGGATGACGTGTCTGATGCCCTTCTTTCGTTCGACTGAAACAACGTCGATAAGCGGGGTCATCACCTCGTACGCCGTTACGCGGTTAAAGGAAAGAATTTCAGTTATATAATCGTGATGGTCCTCGTCGATCACACCATGCGCCATGCCGAGTTTGAACAGCAGGCCTATGTCATCGCGCGAGCTTACGAACGAGTATTTCCCCAGTTCAAGGTTGAACAGGGTGCGGAGCTTCCCGGAAAAATACAGAGAGAAGCGCGTAACCGGCCTGAAGACAAGGGTGAGCGCCGTTATCGGATACGAAAAAAACATGAGGAAGCGTTCCGGATCCGAACGCGATATGACTTTAGGCAATATTTCACAGAATGTCAGAAAGATTATCGTCTGAGCTATCGCGAGAATAAATAGATCGCTTTCATCGAGCATGAACGCCCTGGTGGCCACGTAGGCCAGGAATGCGGACGCCGATATCTCGATAATGTTGATGACGATCTGGAGCATCCCCATCGAGTCTTCCACGTTTTCGAGGAGATCCAGGGCGCGCGTGGCGCTTCCGCTTCCCTTCTCCGACAGCGAGCGCAGCCTGATGGGGCTCGATGAAATAATCGCCGTTTCCATCGCGGATAAAACAAATGTCAGCGCCATGAAAACAAGGATGGCCGTTTCGTAAACGATATATGACGATATCATCCGCCGCCTCCAGGCAGCACCTCTATGGTGTGAATGCGTTTCTTCTCTATCCTGCGCACGCGTAACACGTGTTTTCCGGTATCTATGGATTCATCCTTGACCGGAAAATGTCCAAGGCGTTCAATAATATATCCGCCGATCGTTTCTGACTCCTTGCTCGCAAGGTTTTCGCCGAAGGCGAAGTTATAGTCGTCGATCTGCATCACTCCCGATATGATTGAGGAAGAGTCGCCCATCCTGCGTATGGAGAACTTGTAACTTTCCTCAAACATCGCGAACTCCCTTCCAAGCATCTCCGATAGTATGCCCGAAAGGGTGACGACGCCGGCGGTCCCACCGTATTCGTCGATTACGACCGCAATCTGCAGCTTGTTTGCCAGAAAATCCATGAAGAGGTCGCCGAGTTCCCTGGTGGCCGGAAAATGGTAAATGGGAAAGAGAAGCCTGTTGATGCTGTTCGCTTTCTTATACCCGTAAAGATAGGGGATAAGCCTACGTGAATCGAGCACTCCGACAATGTTGTCGAAATCCTTTTTGTAAACAAGCGCCCTGACCAGACCCTTCTCCCTGAAAATCGAGGCGGCGGCCTCGATGCCCGATCCGTATGGTATGAATACCGCCTGGTTACGGGGTATCATTGCGTTTTGTACCTCTTTTTTTGAAAAACGAAGGACATTTTTAATAAACGCGCCTTCCTCCTTGCCCAGTACGCCGTCCTTCTCTCCAATTTTTATCGCCATGTCGAGCTCTTCCTCGGTGATGACGTCTTCGTGGTGGTGGTCCAGTCTGAAAATCGATATGATCACGTTATTGACGGCCAGGAGCGCTGTTCTGAG
This window encodes:
- a CDS encoding phosphoribosylaminoimidazolesuccinocarboxamide synthase, giving the protein MDAIVTSKIPGAKKLFSGKVRDVYSADREHLIIISTDRISAFDHVFPNGIPGKGVILNRISNLWFSSIKFIKNHIVETDYRNFPAPFRNHPDQVADRAVLVKKAKRIDFECVARGYLIGSGWKDYQETGEVCGIRLPANLELAQELPAPLFTPATKAKTGHDMNVSIEVMRKKLGTDVADRLGELTLQIYEYAREKLKKSGIILADTKFEFGFIANEIVLIDEILTPDSSRFWDAGGYTVGKSPESFDKQFIRDYLDTTTWDKNSPPPPLPLEIIEKTIAKYEEIRQRIFSAE
- the fliS gene encoding flagellar export chaperone FliS, coding for MALPQKNPYDQYKRTEINTANQGKLIVMLYDGAIKFLNIAIENMGPRTYDVVNTNIIKAQDIITELLLSLNVSEGGEISKSLMSLYLYFKKRLLEANVQKDAEILKEVLLHLMELRAAWDKISAKESRADSQPGLHPKGGFSIEG
- the prfB gene encoding peptide chain release factor 2, which encodes MRANELYDSVGIATLKEKLKILEQQTFSEGFWKDMERGATVNQEISRLKKKIEPWERLRSSIAEARDLMAMAHPESDTEVLAELMTSIPALERRFDELETLELLAGEDDQKNAFISIHPGAGGTESQDWASMLFRMYVRWAENNELEVEVIDYTPGEEAGIKSGTALIKGDYAYGFLKCERGIHRLVRISPFDSNKRRHTSFASVEVVPEAPEDIDIGISESELRIDTYRASGAGGQHVNRTDSAVRITHLPTGIVVQCQNERSQHKNKASAMKVLKSKVYELRRKEMEEKKQEKIGAKKDISWGNQIRSYVFQPYTMVKDHRTGEEVGSIEHVMEGEINRFIYTYLKSIRRKIE
- a CDS encoding DNA photolyase; this encodes MRRIEDIKIILYQDDQRENGLVEKYLSLPGKRHHSYRTEEDLAGAIDFARREGRSSKEVLILKEFKGRFFQLCPGSPNMICCRYLLLNTGFNCLYDCVYCYLNSYLNSFGIVQFTNVFRVLDEMTGFYRTCDRGRIYRVGTGEFTDSLMMDEVTGIGRAIIEHASLMPNVMIEMKTKSDNIDHLLDIDRKGNAVLAWSLNTQRNIDRYEKDSGSLASRISAASRAAAAGYFVAFHFDPVILYPEWEREYRSLVDALYNAVPSARIVWISMGGFRYGPGFREAVRVRFPDEDITTAEMFPGKDGKLRYFKPVRRSIYHTLTDRIKAHGGRPFIYLCMEAADMWEEVFGKTYSSSAELELDMSGHLKRHFLLFDR
- a CDS encoding histidine triad nucleotide-binding protein, with the translated sequence MGCLFCNIIKGEVPSTKIYENDRVYSFEDINPVAPVHILVIHKTHIKNIDELSESNASIMADLFLAVREVARIKGIDTDGYRVIINNGASGGQVIWHLHVHVLGGLPSLGPMLAV
- a CDS encoding hemolysin family protein, producing the protein MISSYIVYETAILVFMALTFVLSAMETAIISSSPIRLRSLSEKGSGSATRALDLLENVEDSMGMLQIVINIIEISASAFLAYVATRAFMLDESDLFILAIAQTIIFLTFCEILPKVISRSDPERFLMFFSYPITALTLVFRPVTRFSLYFSGKLRTLFNLELGKYSFVSSRDDIGLLFKLGMAHGVIDEDHHDYITEILSFNRVTAYEVMTPLIDVVSVERKKGIRHVIRLIEETRFSRIPVYEERVDNIVGYVYYRDLLMDTGVRSIDQILNKPHFVPSTKKIHELFHEMKEMNLTVVFAVNEFGAVDGLVTREDIAEEIVGEIQTSDHPGEQLIEMIGKNRYLLSGNLDIDFFQRRFAVPVEKKGFETLAGFVITEMGRIPKKGERFVFARHTLIVEEATDRSVEKIVLITPGRSDRAHGASDK
- a CDS encoding hemolysin family protein, which gives rise to MLIDIIILLMLLFFSAFFSGSEVALFSLNKSELLRLSGSQGKAEKTIAALMSQPRKILVTILLGNLLANLLLPALSTLLLLEFFPKYGHFIAIAIVTPVIIILCDITPKTITRSDPEGFSKKMVRLLNVFHRVFMPLRTALLAVNNVIISIFRLDHHHEDVITEEELDMAIKIGEKDGVLGKEEGAFIKNVLRFSKKEVQNAMIPRNQAVFIPYGSGIEAAASIFREKGLVRALVYKKDFDNIVGVLDSRRLIPYLYGYKKANSINRLLFPIYHFPATRELGDLFMDFLANKLQIAVVIDEYGGTAGVVTLSGILSEMLGREFAMFEESYKFSIRRMGDSSSIISGVMQIDDYNFAFGENLASKESETIGGYIIERLGHFPVKDESIDTGKHVLRVRRIEKKRIHTIEVLPGGGG